A DNA window from Pseudodesulfovibrio thermohalotolerans contains the following coding sequences:
- the lspA gene encoding signal peptidase II, with the protein MNKYKLAAIWAAGTVVLDQITKLLVHNLMPVWTGREVIPGLFNLVHVLNKGAAWGFLDDDNIDWQRPLFILISLAAVAVIAYMIRLTRDEDRWMLSGLGMIAGGAVGNAIDRIWLGSVIDFLDFYAGSYHWPAFNVADSALTVGAGCIIVSTLIHRGDTRKASRPS; encoded by the coding sequence ATGAACAAGTACAAGCTGGCAGCCATATGGGCGGCGGGCACCGTGGTGCTCGACCAGATCACCAAACTCCTGGTCCACAACCTCATGCCGGTGTGGACCGGGAGAGAGGTCATTCCCGGCCTGTTCAACCTGGTCCACGTCCTCAACAAGGGCGCGGCCTGGGGTTTTCTGGACGACGACAACATCGACTGGCAGCGTCCCCTGTTCATCCTTATCTCCCTGGCGGCGGTGGCGGTCATCGCCTATATGATCCGCCTGACCAGGGATGAGGACCGCTGGATGCTTTCCGGACTGGGCATGATAGCGGGCGGAGCCGTCGGCAACGCTATCGACCGCATCTGGCTCGGTTCGGTCATCGACTTCCTCGACTTCTACGCGGGCAGCTATCACTGGCCCGCCTTCAACGTGGCCGACAGCGCCCTGACCGTGGGCGCGGGCTGCATCATCGTCTCCACGCTGATACACCGAGGAGACACCCGGAAGGCGTCGCGCCCTTCCTAA
- a CDS encoding PilZ domain-containing protein yields MSEEKRSFSRIQVRLKAQARVMESLDSPQIFTGDSMPQPVSRADFVKKSKLPEEVTTFLAEMDRKLDQVISMLGQDSVKTDFSIPVEVMEISAAGVKFRSRERFDIGASLEIIIYLSQAPLRLAGSKGRILEQESDTGLYRFEFVDLRGSDMEAIVQFVFKEQREQIRNSKM; encoded by the coding sequence ATGAGTGAGGAGAAACGTTCATTCTCTAGGATACAGGTCAGGCTGAAGGCTCAGGCCCGGGTCATGGAGTCCCTGGATTCACCCCAGATATTCACTGGCGACTCCATGCCGCAGCCTGTCTCACGGGCCGATTTCGTCAAGAAGAGCAAGCTCCCCGAGGAAGTGACCACCTTTCTCGCGGAAATGGACCGCAAGCTCGACCAGGTCATATCCATGCTCGGCCAGGACTCCGTCAAGACCGATTTCTCCATTCCCGTGGAGGTCATGGAAATATCCGCGGCCGGGGTGAAGTTCCGGTCCAGGGAGCGATTCGACATCGGCGCTTCCCTGGAGATCATCATCTACCTCAGCCAGGCTCCTCTGCGCCTGGCAGGCAGCAAGGGACGCATCCTGGAGCAAGAGTCCGACACGGGACTGTACCGCTTCGAATTCGTGGACCTGCGCGGCTCGGACATGGAAGCCATAGTGCAATTCGTCTTCAAGGAACAAAGGGAACAGATTCGCAACTCCAAAATGTAG
- the epsC gene encoding serine O-acetyltransferase EpsC yields the protein MTSEDYTLADVVALLVESGDNGPASHRFSDEAPMPSVETLREIVEDLRCVLFPGYFGPSEIVPDTMPYYIGATLDQVERKLADQINRGYCFVCDATTTERCSDCEKRAKSIAKKFITKLPKIREHLLSDVEAAYVGDPAAKTHGETIFCYPSIRALTNHRIAHELYKLGVDIIPRIIGEMAHSDTGIDIHPGATIGKSFFIDHGTGTVIGETCIIGDNVRVYQGVTLGAKSFPKGEDEMLIKGLPRHPIVEDDVIIYAGATILGRITIGREAVIGGNVWIVRDVPAGAQIVQTRVLEQSFEHGSGI from the coding sequence ATGACCAGTGAAGACTACACGTTGGCGGATGTGGTCGCGCTCCTCGTGGAATCCGGGGACAACGGCCCGGCTTCGCACAGATTTTCCGACGAGGCCCCCATGCCCTCGGTGGAGACCCTGCGGGAGATCGTCGAGGACCTGCGTTGCGTCCTGTTCCCCGGCTATTTCGGCCCGTCCGAGATCGTTCCGGACACCATGCCCTATTACATCGGCGCAACCCTGGACCAGGTGGAACGCAAGCTCGCCGACCAAATCAACCGTGGGTACTGCTTCGTCTGCGACGCCACCACGACCGAGCGGTGCAGCGACTGCGAAAAACGGGCAAAGAGCATCGCCAAGAAGTTCATCACCAAACTGCCCAAAATAAGGGAACATCTGCTTTCCGATGTGGAAGCGGCCTATGTTGGCGACCCTGCGGCCAAGACCCACGGGGAAACCATCTTCTGCTATCCGTCCATCCGCGCCCTGACCAACCACCGCATAGCCCATGAGCTGTACAAGCTCGGTGTGGACATCATCCCCCGCATCATCGGCGAGATGGCCCACTCCGACACGGGCATCGACATCCATCCCGGTGCGACCATCGGCAAGTCCTTTTTCATCGACCACGGAACCGGCACGGTCATCGGTGAGACATGCATCATCGGCGACAACGTCCGCGTGTACCAGGGCGTGACCCTGGGGGCCAAGAGCTTCCCCAAGGGCGAGGACGAGATGCTCATCAAGGGGCTGCCCCGCCATCCCATCGTTGAGGATGATGTCATCATCTACGCGGGAGCGACCATCCTGGGCCGAATCACCATCGGCAGAGAAGCGGTCATAGGCGGCAACGTCTGGATCGTCCGGGATGTTCCTGCCGGGGCGCAGATCGTCCAGACGCGCGTCCTGGAGCAATCCTTCGAACACGGCTCCGGTATTTAA
- a CDS encoding tetratricopeptide repeat protein — MTIKKTCIFSLFLAILSISALSGCATRTDVEAIQSDRQQDRNRIRQLEAELAESRQQLKEEIEQSNNPIRERSADMWAEIQSLRTEIAKMRGEMDNLNIRMDRQVGAADSAVTVDDLARRLSEVEFAMENQLQVDLPKIREERNAAMAAALPAATPEANAPLAGQAEAKSAENGAAAGAAAAVGTAAAADKNDSAPQADNDPAKALYDKAYALYKDGNYERARSYWAEFTDTFKGHAFTPSAVFWQGQCYYMLKDYARAVILYEDVIEKYKKSSKYKSALLRAGYSWEHIGKPELAKMRFQEVIQNFPKSVEATQAKRSLDKMK; from the coding sequence ATGACGATAAAAAAGACCTGTATATTCAGCTTGTTTTTGGCGATATTGAGCATCTCGGCCCTGTCCGGCTGCGCCACCAGGACCGACGTGGAAGCCATACAATCCGACCGGCAGCAGGACCGCAACCGCATTCGCCAGCTCGAAGCCGAACTGGCCGAATCCCGGCAGCAGCTCAAGGAAGAAATCGAGCAGTCCAACAACCCCATCCGCGAAAGATCCGCCGACATGTGGGCCGAAATCCAGTCCCTGCGCACCGAAATCGCCAAGATGCGGGGCGAGATGGACAACCTGAACATCCGCATGGACCGGCAGGTCGGTGCAGCCGATTCCGCCGTGACCGTGGATGATCTGGCCCGGCGGCTTTCCGAAGTGGAATTCGCCATGGAGAACCAGCTTCAGGTCGATCTGCCCAAGATTCGTGAAGAGCGCAACGCGGCCATGGCTGCGGCCCTCCCCGCCGCAACGCCCGAGGCGAATGCGCCTCTGGCGGGTCAAGCCGAGGCCAAGTCTGCCGAAAACGGCGCTGCCGCCGGTGCCGCCGCTGCCGTGGGGACAGCCGCTGCCGCCGACAAGAACGATTCCGCGCCTCAGGCCGACAACGACCCGGCCAAGGCGCTCTACGACAAGGCATACGCCCTGTACAAGGACGGCAACTACGAACGCGCCCGCTCTTACTGGGCCGAGTTCACCGACACCTTCAAGGGACACGCCTTCACGCCCAGCGCGGTTTTCTGGCAGGGCCAGTGCTACTACATGCTCAAGGACTACGCCCGGGCGGTCATCCTCTACGAAGACGTCATCGAGAAGTACAAAAAAAGCTCCAAGTACAAATCCGCCCTGCTCCGGGCTGGCTACTCCTGGGAACACATCGGCAAGCCCGAGTTGGCCAAGATGCGTTTCCAGGAAGTGATTCAGAACTTTCCCAAGTCCGTCGAAGCCACGCAGGCGAAACGGTCTCTGGATAAAATGAAATAA
- a CDS encoding PLD nuclease N-terminal domain-containing protein — protein sequence MFADFTALTPTQWAIVLIAVGACFSFSAWSILDVWKRHFESSAEKSLWMQICIFIPILGALTYLFLGRKRGSLQ from the coding sequence ATGTTCGCAGACTTCACGGCCCTGACCCCGACCCAGTGGGCCATCGTGCTGATCGCCGTCGGCGCCTGCTTTTCCTTTAGCGCCTGGTCGATCCTGGACGTCTGGAAACGGCACTTCGAATCCTCGGCGGAAAAAAGCCTGTGGATGCAGATTTGCATTTTCATTCCCATTCTGGGCGCTCTGACGTATCTTTTCCTCGGCAGAAAAAGAGGGAGCTTGCAATGA
- the ileS gene encoding isoleucine--tRNA ligase encodes MSDYKKTLLLPKTSFPMKANLKQREPEMLKFWEETKAYDEMIAAGDADDRYVLHDGPPYANGHIHMGTALNKVLKDIIVKSRNIQGQKAEYVPGWDCHGLPIEHKVEQELKKKNKELDTLTIRKICRSYAAKWLDTQRAEFKRLGVFGVWDDPYMTMNPQYEAATARELGRFMERDGVVRGKKPIYWCCDCHTALAEAEVEYEDHTSPSIYVRFPMADENFKKIADVDISKLYILIWTTTPWTIPDNMAVAVHPDFDYVLVKAGDDFYVLAEGLLESCAAKFGWESFETLATFRGGDLEGLKAKHPIYDRESPVVLADYVTLDTGTGCVHTAPGHGREDFETGLKYGLEIYSPMNNKGEFLKEVEHFAGLNVWDANPKVIEKLTELGNLMASEKITHSYPHCWRCKQPVIFRATTQWFIGMDENDLRKRALNAIRNEVKWVPSWGEERIHSMVENRPDWCISRQRNWGVPISALICEDCDETWFDAKWVYDICDKYAANETGCDYWFEAPLEEIVPEGLTCPKCGGVHWRRETDILDVWFDSGTSYAAVVEQRKETRFPADLYLEGSDQHRGWFHSSLLASVGTRDVPPYKTVLTHGYVVDAEGRKMSKSIGNVIAPQEIIDKFGAEILRMWVSASNYQEDIRISDETLNRLVDAYRRIRNTCRYLLSNLNDFDPANKVDVADMLPLDRYALDMVVRQHDSIRKAYREFEFHKVYHTLHNLCVVDLSAFYLDIIKDRLYVEEEDGLKRRSAQTVLWQILLMLLEDMAPVLSFTAEEAFQALPEAIKRALPQDKTVFALRFAADRPELSGEERARWEMLALVRSEVNKAIEPKRKDRVIGKSLDAQVTLYAEEEILDLVSTEDIDPREFFIISKLILDEPENAPADAFESEEIEGLQVAVEAAPGEKCERCWRIAENLGTDPAHPDACPRCTAVLKKLA; translated from the coding sequence ATGAGCGACTACAAAAAAACCCTGCTCCTGCCCAAAACTTCGTTCCCCATGAAGGCCAACCTCAAGCAACGCGAGCCCGAAATGCTCAAGTTCTGGGAAGAGACCAAGGCCTACGATGAAATGATCGCGGCCGGTGACGCCGACGACAGGTACGTGCTGCACGACGGTCCTCCGTACGCCAACGGGCACATTCACATGGGCACGGCCCTGAACAAGGTCCTCAAGGACATCATCGTCAAATCCCGGAACATCCAGGGCCAGAAGGCCGAGTACGTGCCCGGCTGGGACTGCCACGGCCTGCCCATTGAGCACAAGGTCGAGCAGGAGCTGAAAAAGAAGAACAAGGAACTCGACACCCTCACCATCCGCAAGATCTGCCGCTCCTACGCGGCCAAGTGGCTGGACACCCAGCGCGCGGAATTCAAGAGGCTCGGTGTGTTCGGCGTGTGGGATGATCCCTACATGACCATGAACCCCCAGTACGAGGCGGCCACTGCCCGCGAACTGGGCCGATTCATGGAGCGCGACGGCGTTGTGCGCGGCAAGAAGCCCATCTATTGGTGCTGCGACTGCCACACAGCCCTGGCCGAGGCCGAAGTGGAATACGAGGACCATACCTCCCCGTCCATCTATGTCCGCTTCCCCATGGCCGACGAGAATTTCAAGAAGATCGCCGACGTAGACATCTCCAAGCTGTACATTCTCATCTGGACCACCACCCCGTGGACCATTCCCGACAACATGGCCGTGGCCGTGCATCCGGACTTCGACTACGTGCTGGTCAAGGCGGGAGACGACTTCTACGTCCTGGCCGAAGGGCTGCTCGAATCCTGCGCCGCAAAGTTCGGCTGGGAATCCTTCGAGACCCTGGCGACGTTCCGGGGCGGCGACCTTGAGGGCCTGAAAGCCAAGCACCCCATCTACGACCGCGAATCTCCCGTGGTCCTGGCCGACTACGTCACCCTCGACACTGGCACGGGTTGCGTCCACACCGCTCCGGGCCATGGCCGCGAGGACTTTGAGACCGGCCTGAAGTACGGCCTGGAAATCTACTCGCCCATGAACAACAAGGGCGAGTTCCTAAAGGAAGTCGAACACTTCGCCGGCTTGAACGTCTGGGACGCCAACCCCAAGGTCATCGAAAAGCTGACCGAACTGGGCAACCTGATGGCCTCCGAAAAGATCACCCACTCCTACCCGCACTGCTGGCGCTGCAAGCAGCCGGTCATCTTCCGGGCCACCACCCAGTGGTTCATCGGCATGGACGAGAACGACCTGCGCAAACGCGCGCTCAACGCCATTCGCAACGAAGTGAAATGGGTCCCCTCCTGGGGCGAGGAGCGCATCCACAGCATGGTCGAGAACCGGCCCGACTGGTGCATCTCCCGTCAGCGCAACTGGGGCGTGCCCATCTCCGCGCTCATCTGCGAGGACTGCGACGAAACCTGGTTCGACGCGAAATGGGTCTATGACATCTGCGACAAGTACGCGGCCAACGAAACCGGCTGCGACTACTGGTTCGAGGCCCCGCTGGAGGAGATCGTGCCCGAGGGACTGACCTGCCCCAAGTGCGGCGGAGTCCACTGGCGGCGTGAAACCGACATCCTGGACGTCTGGTTCGACTCCGGCACCAGCTATGCCGCCGTGGTCGAGCAGCGCAAGGAAACCCGCTTCCCGGCGGACCTCTATCTTGAAGGCTCCGACCAGCATCGCGGCTGGTTCCATTCCTCCCTGCTCGCTTCGGTCGGTACGCGCGACGTCCCGCCCTACAAGACCGTCCTGACCCACGGGTACGTGGTGGACGCCGAGGGCCGCAAGATGTCCAAATCCATCGGCAACGTCATTGCGCCGCAGGAGATCATCGACAAATTCGGCGCGGAAATCCTGCGCATGTGGGTGTCGGCCTCCAACTATCAGGAGGACATCCGCATCTCGGACGAGACCCTGAACAGGCTTGTTGACGCATACCGCCGCATCCGCAACACCTGCCGCTACCTGCTGTCGAACCTCAACGACTTCGACCCGGCGAACAAGGTGGACGTGGCCGATATGCTGCCGCTCGACCGCTACGCCCTGGACATGGTCGTGCGCCAGCACGATTCCATCCGCAAGGCATACCGCGAATTCGAATTCCACAAGGTCTACCACACCCTGCACAACCTCTGCGTGGTCGACCTGTCCGCCTTCTATCTCGACATCATCAAGGACCGCCTGTACGTGGAGGAAGAGGACGGCCTCAAGCGCCGCTCCGCCCAGACCGTGCTCTGGCAGATCCTGCTCATGCTCCTCGAAGACATGGCTCCGGTCCTGTCCTTCACCGCCGAGGAAGCCTTCCAGGCGCTGCCCGAAGCCATCAAGCGGGCCCTGCCCCAGGACAAGACGGTCTTCGCCCTGCGCTTTGCGGCGGACCGCCCCGAACTGTCCGGCGAGGAACGTGCCCGTTGGGAAATGCTGGCCCTGGTCCGGTCCGAGGTGAACAAGGCCATCGAGCCCAAGCGCAAGGATCGCGTCATCGGCAAGTCCCTGGACGCCCAGGTGACCCTCTACGCCGAGGAGGAAATCCTCGACCTGGTGTCCACCGAGGACATCGACCCGCGCGAGTTCTTCATCATCTCCAAGCTGATTCTGGACGAGCCCGAGAACGCTCCTGCCGACGCCTTTGAGAGTGAAGAAATCGAGGGGCTGCAAGTGGCTGTCGAGGCCGCGCCGGGTGAAAAGTGCGAACGGTGCTGGCGCATCGCCGAAAACCTGGGCACCGACCCGGCCCACCCCGACGCATGTCCGCGCTGCACGGCGGTGCTGAAGAAACTCGCCTAG
- a CDS encoding tetratricopeptide repeat protein: MGVHKREREADEFEAKYIKKSSAVMLAVLGVLVGIFVGNAVTMIYVGQRDQRVNMTTQAVPTESPVPHTADPEALASLENAAAADPANADLWIKLGNFCFDHNLPARAVNAYERALELRPTEVNVWSDLGVMYRRTKQFQKAVDAFGHAAALEPDHVTSRFNMGIVYLHDLNDRDSALKVWKEVLAINPDAKSPTGQSVAVMVQELEK; encoded by the coding sequence ATGGGAGTGCATAAACGTGAACGCGAGGCCGACGAGTTCGAGGCCAAGTATATCAAGAAAAGCTCGGCCGTCATGCTGGCGGTTCTGGGGGTGCTGGTCGGCATCTTCGTGGGCAACGCCGTAACCATGATTTATGTGGGACAACGGGACCAACGGGTGAATATGACCACCCAGGCCGTTCCCACTGAGTCGCCCGTTCCACATACGGCCGACCCGGAAGCCCTGGCCAGCCTGGAAAACGCCGCGGCCGCCGATCCGGCCAACGCCGATCTGTGGATCAAGCTCGGCAATTTCTGTTTTGACCACAACCTCCCGGCAAGGGCTGTAAACGCCTATGAGCGAGCCCTGGAACTCAGGCCCACCGAGGTCAATGTCTGGTCCGACCTGGGGGTCATGTACCGTCGTACGAAACAGTTTCAGAAGGCCGTGGATGCTTTCGGCCATGCCGCAGCTCTGGAGCCTGACCATGTAACCTCGCGGTTCAACATGGGGATTGTCTATCTGCACGATCTGAATGACAGGGACTCCGCTCTCAAGGTCTGGAAAGAAGTGCTGGCCATCAATCCCGATGCCAAATCACCCACTGGTCAGAGCGTGGCCGTCATGGTTCAAGAACTCGAAAAATAG
- a CDS encoding NIL domain-containing protein, which translates to MTQTKNGFRKIVYLSFPPEVSGRPVVCNLLRKFDLSFNILKADISPRHEGTMTLEVSGREDTFRKGIGYLKENGVRITPVAHKIFRNDDSCIHCGVCTAMCPTDALTLDRETLKVVFDVDKCSACGMCTRVCPVKCMTLDMDEYGRP; encoded by the coding sequence ATGACCCAGACCAAGAATGGTTTCAGAAAAATCGTCTATCTTTCGTTTCCGCCGGAAGTGTCCGGCAGACCCGTGGTTTGCAACCTGCTCCGCAAGTTCGACCTGAGCTTCAACATCCTCAAGGCGGATATCAGCCCGCGACACGAAGGCACCATGACCCTTGAGGTTTCCGGCCGGGAAGACACCTTCCGCAAGGGCATCGGCTACCTCAAGGAGAACGGCGTGCGCATCACCCCGGTAGCGCACAAGATTTTCCGCAACGACGACTCGTGCATCCATTGCGGCGTCTGTACGGCCATGTGCCCCACCGACGCCCTGACCCTGGACCGCGAGACCTTGAAGGTCGTCTTCGACGTGGACAAATGTTCGGCCTGCGGCATGTGCACCCGCGTCTGCCCGGTCAAATGCATGACGCTCGACATGGATGAATACGGCAGGCCCTGA